A window of the Falco biarmicus isolate bFalBia1 chromosome 10, bFalBia1.pri, whole genome shotgun sequence genome harbors these coding sequences:
- the CTNND1 gene encoding catenin delta-1 isoform X8 → MDDSEVESTASILASVKEQEAQFEKLTRALEEERRHVSAQLERVRVSPQDAGPGLANGTLTRRHQNGRFLGDADLERQKYPDLKLNGPQDHSHLLYSTIPRMQDPGQIVEETYTMEEDPEGAMSVVSVETSDDGTTRRTETTVKKVVKTVTTRTVQQVPVGPDGLPLETSPVPSNYVQTMDRNFRKNGNGGPGSYISQPGTATLPRNYHYPDGYGRTYEDGYPGSDHSYGSLSRVTRIDERYRPSMDTYRAPSRQDIYGPQPQVRVGGSNMDLNHFHPEPYGLEDDQRSVGFEDVDYGLMSDYGTARRAGTPSDPRRRLRSYEDMLVDEVAPDRYYWAPLAQHERGSLASLDSLRKGGLAPGNWRQPELPEVIAMLSFRLDAVKSNAAAYLQHLCYRNDKVKTEVRKLKGIPVLVGLLDHPKKEVHYGACGALKNISFGKDQDNKIAIKNCDGVPALVRLLRKAHDMDLTEVITGTLWNLSSHDSIKMAIVDHALHALTDEVVIPRSGWEREPNEDSKPRHIEWESVLTNTAGCLRNVSSERSEARRKLRECDGLVDALIYIVQSEIGQKDLDSKLVENCVCLLRNLSYQVHREIPHAERYQETPLAPANNTGPHAASCFGAKKGKDEWFSRGKKLPEDSGVDAVDFPKRTVPAKGYELLFQPEVVRIYISLLKESKTPAILEASAGAIQNLCAGSWTYGRYIRSALRQEKGLSAIADLLTHDSERVVKAASGALRNLAVDLRNKELIGKHAIPNLVKNLPGGQQTPAKNLSEDTVVSILNTVNEVIVDNLEAAKKLRETQGIEKLVLINKSGNRSEREVRAAALVLQTVWGYKELRKPLEKEGWKKSDFQVNLSNVSRTQGGNSFDDSTLPLIDRNQKSDNYSTLNERDHSRTLDRSGDLGDMEPVKAAPLMQKI, encoded by the exons ATGGACGACTCAGAAGTGGAGTCGACCGCCAGCATCCTTGCTTCTGTCAAGGAGCAGGAGGCACAGTTCGAGAAGCTGACCCGGGCGCTTGAGGAGGAACGGCGCCATGTCTCAGCCCAACTGGAACGAGTCCGGGTCTCCCCACAGGACGCCGGCCCGGGCTTGGCCAACGGCACACTCACCCGGCGGCACCAG AATGGCCGTTTCTTGGGCGATGCTGACCTGGAGAGGCAGAAATATCCAGATCTGAAGCTCAACGGGCCACAG GACCACAGCCACCTCTTGTACAGCACAATCCCCAGGATGCAGGACCCGGGCCAAATTGTGGAGGAGACTTACACTATGGAGGAGGACCCAGAAGGGGCCATGTCTGTTGTGTCTGTGGAGACATCAGATGATGGGACAACGCGACGTACAGAGACCACG GTGAAGAAAGTGGTGAAGACTGTGACCACCCGAACAGTGCAGCAGGTGCCGGTGGGGCCTGATGGGTTACCTTTGGAGAcctcccctgtccccagcaaCTACGTCCAGACCATGGACAGGAACTTCCGCAAGAATGGCAATGGGGGCCCCGGCAGCTACATAAGCCAGCCAGGCACGGCCACCCTCCCTCGTAACTACCACTACCCTGATGGCTATGGCCGCACCTACGAGGATGGCTACCCGGGCAGTGATCACAGCTACGGCAGCCTGTCCCGTGTCACCCGCATTGATGAGCGCTACCGCCCTTCCATGGACACCTACCGGGCCCCCAGCCGCCAGGACATCTATGGCCCTCAGCCTCAAGTGCGTGTTGGGGGCAGCAACATGGACCTCAACCATTTCCACCCTGAGCCCTATGGCCTGGAGGATGACCAGCGCAGCGTGGGCTTTGAAGATGTGGACTATGGGCTTATGTCTGACTATGGCACGGCCAGGCGGGCAGGGACCCCGTCTGATCCTCGGCGGCGGCTCAG GAGTTATGAAGACAtgctggtggatgaagtggccCCTGACCGGTACTACTGGGCCCCTCTGGCTCAGCACGAGCGGGGTAGCCTGGCTAGCCTGGACAGCCTGCGGAAGGGAGGTCTGGCCCCGGGTAACTGGCGCCAGCCGGAGCTGCCGGAGGTGATAGCCATGCTGAGCTTCCGACTGGATGCTGTCAAGTCCAACGCGGCTGCCTacctgcagcacctctgctaCCGTAATGACAAGGTGAAGACGGAGGTGCGCAAGCTGAAGGGCATTCCTGTGCTGGTGGGATTGCTAGACCACCCCAAGAAAGAGGTGCACTATGGTGCCTGTGGAGCCCTCAAGAACATTTCCTTTGGCAAGGACCAAGACAATAAGATTGCCATCAAGAACTGCGATGGGGTGCCTGCTCTGGTCCGCCTGTTGCGGAAGGCCCATGACATGGACCTCACGGAGGTCATCACAG GAACACTGTGGAACCTGTCCTCGCACGACTCCATCAAGATGGCCATTGTGGATCATGCACTACATGCTCTGACCGACGAGGTTGTCATTCCCCGCTCGGGCTGGGAGCGGGAACCCAATGAGGACTCAAAACCCCGCCATATTGAGTGGGAGTCAGTGCTCACCAACACCGCTGGCTGTCTTAG GAACGTGAGCTCAGAACGGAGCGAGGCCCGTCGGAAGCTGCGGGAATGTGATGGGCTGGTAGATGCCCTGATCTACATCGTCCAGTCTGAGATTGGCCAGAAGGACTTGGACAGCAAG CTGGTGGAGAACTGTGTGTGCCTGCTGAGAAACTTGTCCTACCAAGTCCATCGTGAGATCCCCCATGCTGAGCGTTACCAGGAGACACCTCTGGCCCCTGCCAACAACACTGGGCCCCATGCTGCAAGCTGCTTTGGTGCCAAGAAGGGAAAAG ACGAATGGTTCTCCAGAG GTAAAAAGCTCCCAGAAGACTCTGGTGTCGATGCAGTGGATTTTCCCAAAAGAACAGTTCCAGCCAAAG GCTAtgagctcctcttccagccagaaGTGGTCCGGATATACATCTCCCTCCTAAAAGAAAGCAAGACTCCAGCCATCCTAGAGGCTTCGGCAGGAGCCATTCAGAACctgtgtgctggcagctggacG TACGGCCGGTACATCCGCTCAGCGCTGCGCCAGGAGAAGGGACTCTCTGCCATCGCCGACCTCCTGACCCACGACAGCGAGCGAGTGGTGAAAGCAGCGTCTGGAGCCCTGCGCAACCTGGCTGTTGACTTGCGTAACAAAGAGCTGATAG gtAAACATGCCATCCCCAACCTAGTGAAGAACCTGCCTGGAGGCCAGCAGACCCCAGCCAAAAACCTCTCTGAGGACACAGTGGTGTCAATCCTCAACACAGTCAATGAAGTAATTGTAGACAACCTTGAGGCTGCCAAGAAGCTGCGGGAAACACAGGGTATTGAGAAGTTGGTGCTGATCAACAAATCTGG GAACCGCTCAGAGAGAGAAGTCCGAGCAGCTGCTCTAGTCTTGCAGACAGTTTGGGGATATAAAGAGCTGCGGAAGCCACTTGAGAAGGAAGGCTGGAAGAAGTCAGATTTCCAG GTGAACCTGAGCAATGTCTCTCGGACCCAGGGAGGCAACTCATTTGATGACAGCACCTTGCCTCTCATCGACAGGAACCAAAAATCCG ACAACTATTCCACACTCAATGAGAGGGACCACAGCAGGACACTGGACCGATCTGGTGACCTCGGAGATATGGAGCCAGTGAAGGCAGCACCATTGATG CAGAAGATCTAG
- the CTNND1 gene encoding catenin delta-1 isoform X2: MDDSEVESTASILASVKEQEAQFEKLTRALEEERRHVSAQLERVRVSPQDAGPGLANGTLTRRHQNGRFLGDADLERQKYPDLKLNGPQDHSHLLYSTIPRMQDPGQIVEETYTMEEDPEGAMSVVSVETSDDGTTRRTETTVKKVVKTVTTRTVQQVPVGPDGLPLETSPVPSNYVQTMDRNFRKNGNGGPGSYISQPGTATLPRNYHYPDGYGRTYEDGYPGSDHSYGSLSRVTRIDERYRPSMDTYRAPSRQDIYGPQPQVRVGGSNMDLNHFHPEPYGLEDDQRSVGFEDVDYGLMSDYGTARRAGTPSDPRRRLRSYEDMLVDEVAPDRYYWAPLAQHERGSLASLDSLRKGGLAPGNWRQPELPEVIAMLSFRLDAVKSNAAAYLQHLCYRNDKVKTEVRKLKGIPVLVGLLDHPKKEVHYGACGALKNISFGKDQDNKIAIKNCDGVPALVRLLRKAHDMDLTEVITGTLWNLSSHDSIKMAIVDHALHALTDEVVIPRSGWEREPNEDSKPRHIEWESVLTNTAGCLRNVSSERSEARRKLRECDGLVDALIYIVQSEIGQKDLDSKLVENCVCLLRNLSYQVHREIPHAERYQETPLAPANNTGPHAASCFGAKKGKDEWFSRGKKLPEDSGVDAVDFPKRTVPAKGYELLFQPEVVRIYISLLKESKTPAILEASAGAIQNLCAGSWTYGRYIRSALRQEKGLSAIADLLTHDSERVVKAASGALRNLAVDLRNKELIGKHAIPNLVKNLPGGQQTPAKNLSEDTVVSILNTVNEVIVDNLEAAKKLRETQGIEKLVLINKSGNRSEREVRAAALVLQTVWGYKELRKPLEKEGWKKSDFQVNLSNVSRTQGGNSFDDSTLPLIDRNQKSDKKSSREEIQMSNMGPDNYSTLNERDHSRTLDRSGDLGDMEPVKAAPLMQEEGQESPPEVEEENAVCSPVSKI; this comes from the exons ATGGACGACTCAGAAGTGGAGTCGACCGCCAGCATCCTTGCTTCTGTCAAGGAGCAGGAGGCACAGTTCGAGAAGCTGACCCGGGCGCTTGAGGAGGAACGGCGCCATGTCTCAGCCCAACTGGAACGAGTCCGGGTCTCCCCACAGGACGCCGGCCCGGGCTTGGCCAACGGCACACTCACCCGGCGGCACCAG AATGGCCGTTTCTTGGGCGATGCTGACCTGGAGAGGCAGAAATATCCAGATCTGAAGCTCAACGGGCCACAG GACCACAGCCACCTCTTGTACAGCACAATCCCCAGGATGCAGGACCCGGGCCAAATTGTGGAGGAGACTTACACTATGGAGGAGGACCCAGAAGGGGCCATGTCTGTTGTGTCTGTGGAGACATCAGATGATGGGACAACGCGACGTACAGAGACCACG GTGAAGAAAGTGGTGAAGACTGTGACCACCCGAACAGTGCAGCAGGTGCCGGTGGGGCCTGATGGGTTACCTTTGGAGAcctcccctgtccccagcaaCTACGTCCAGACCATGGACAGGAACTTCCGCAAGAATGGCAATGGGGGCCCCGGCAGCTACATAAGCCAGCCAGGCACGGCCACCCTCCCTCGTAACTACCACTACCCTGATGGCTATGGCCGCACCTACGAGGATGGCTACCCGGGCAGTGATCACAGCTACGGCAGCCTGTCCCGTGTCACCCGCATTGATGAGCGCTACCGCCCTTCCATGGACACCTACCGGGCCCCCAGCCGCCAGGACATCTATGGCCCTCAGCCTCAAGTGCGTGTTGGGGGCAGCAACATGGACCTCAACCATTTCCACCCTGAGCCCTATGGCCTGGAGGATGACCAGCGCAGCGTGGGCTTTGAAGATGTGGACTATGGGCTTATGTCTGACTATGGCACGGCCAGGCGGGCAGGGACCCCGTCTGATCCTCGGCGGCGGCTCAG GAGTTATGAAGACAtgctggtggatgaagtggccCCTGACCGGTACTACTGGGCCCCTCTGGCTCAGCACGAGCGGGGTAGCCTGGCTAGCCTGGACAGCCTGCGGAAGGGAGGTCTGGCCCCGGGTAACTGGCGCCAGCCGGAGCTGCCGGAGGTGATAGCCATGCTGAGCTTCCGACTGGATGCTGTCAAGTCCAACGCGGCTGCCTacctgcagcacctctgctaCCGTAATGACAAGGTGAAGACGGAGGTGCGCAAGCTGAAGGGCATTCCTGTGCTGGTGGGATTGCTAGACCACCCCAAGAAAGAGGTGCACTATGGTGCCTGTGGAGCCCTCAAGAACATTTCCTTTGGCAAGGACCAAGACAATAAGATTGCCATCAAGAACTGCGATGGGGTGCCTGCTCTGGTCCGCCTGTTGCGGAAGGCCCATGACATGGACCTCACGGAGGTCATCACAG GAACACTGTGGAACCTGTCCTCGCACGACTCCATCAAGATGGCCATTGTGGATCATGCACTACATGCTCTGACCGACGAGGTTGTCATTCCCCGCTCGGGCTGGGAGCGGGAACCCAATGAGGACTCAAAACCCCGCCATATTGAGTGGGAGTCAGTGCTCACCAACACCGCTGGCTGTCTTAG GAACGTGAGCTCAGAACGGAGCGAGGCCCGTCGGAAGCTGCGGGAATGTGATGGGCTGGTAGATGCCCTGATCTACATCGTCCAGTCTGAGATTGGCCAGAAGGACTTGGACAGCAAG CTGGTGGAGAACTGTGTGTGCCTGCTGAGAAACTTGTCCTACCAAGTCCATCGTGAGATCCCCCATGCTGAGCGTTACCAGGAGACACCTCTGGCCCCTGCCAACAACACTGGGCCCCATGCTGCAAGCTGCTTTGGTGCCAAGAAGGGAAAAG ACGAATGGTTCTCCAGAG GTAAAAAGCTCCCAGAAGACTCTGGTGTCGATGCAGTGGATTTTCCCAAAAGAACAGTTCCAGCCAAAG GCTAtgagctcctcttccagccagaaGTGGTCCGGATATACATCTCCCTCCTAAAAGAAAGCAAGACTCCAGCCATCCTAGAGGCTTCGGCAGGAGCCATTCAGAACctgtgtgctggcagctggacG TACGGCCGGTACATCCGCTCAGCGCTGCGCCAGGAGAAGGGACTCTCTGCCATCGCCGACCTCCTGACCCACGACAGCGAGCGAGTGGTGAAAGCAGCGTCTGGAGCCCTGCGCAACCTGGCTGTTGACTTGCGTAACAAAGAGCTGATAG gtAAACATGCCATCCCCAACCTAGTGAAGAACCTGCCTGGAGGCCAGCAGACCCCAGCCAAAAACCTCTCTGAGGACACAGTGGTGTCAATCCTCAACACAGTCAATGAAGTAATTGTAGACAACCTTGAGGCTGCCAAGAAGCTGCGGGAAACACAGGGTATTGAGAAGTTGGTGCTGATCAACAAATCTGG GAACCGCTCAGAGAGAGAAGTCCGAGCAGCTGCTCTAGTCTTGCAGACAGTTTGGGGATATAAAGAGCTGCGGAAGCCACTTGAGAAGGAAGGCTGGAAGAAGTCAGATTTCCAG GTGAACCTGAGCAATGTCTCTCGGACCCAGGGAGGCAACTCATTTGATGACAGCACCTTGCCTCTCATCGACAGGAACCAAAAATCCG ACAAGAAATCCTCCCGGGAGGAGATCCAGATGAGCAACATGGGACCAG ACAACTATTCCACACTCAATGAGAGGGACCACAGCAGGACACTGGACCGATCTGGTGACCTCGGAGATATGGAGCCAGTGAAGGCAGCACCATTGATG CAGGAAGAGGGGCAGGAATCGCCACctgaggtggaggaggagaatGCTGTGTGTTCCCCTGTGTCG AAGATCTAG
- the CTNND1 gene encoding catenin delta-1 isoform X5: MDDSEVESTASILASVKEQEAQFEKLTRALEEERRHVSAQLERVRVSPQDAGPGLANGTLTRRHQNGRFLGDADLERQKYPDLKLNGPQDHSHLLYSTIPRMQDPGQIVEETYTMEEDPEGAMSVVSVETSDDGTTRRTETTVKKVVKTVTTRTVQQVPVGPDGLPLETSPVPSNYVQTMDRNFRKNGNGGPGSYISQPGTATLPRNYHYPDGYGRTYEDGYPGSDHSYGSLSRVTRIDERYRPSMDTYRAPSRQDIYGPQPQVRVGGSNMDLNHFHPEPYGLEDDQRSVGFEDVDYGLMSDYGTARRAGTPSDPRRRLRSYEDMLVDEVAPDRYYWAPLAQHERGSLASLDSLRKGGLAPGNWRQPELPEVIAMLSFRLDAVKSNAAAYLQHLCYRNDKVKTEVRKLKGIPVLVGLLDHPKKEVHYGACGALKNISFGKDQDNKIAIKNCDGVPALVRLLRKAHDMDLTEVITGTLWNLSSHDSIKMAIVDHALHALTDEVVIPRSGWEREPNEDSKPRHIEWESVLTNTAGCLRNVSSERSEARRKLRECDGLVDALIYIVQSEIGQKDLDSKLVENCVCLLRNLSYQVHREIPHAERYQETPLAPANNTGPHAASCFGAKKGKGKKLPEDSGVDAVDFPKRTVPAKGYELLFQPEVVRIYISLLKESKTPAILEASAGAIQNLCAGSWTYGRYIRSALRQEKGLSAIADLLTHDSERVVKAASGALRNLAVDLRNKELIGKHAIPNLVKNLPGGQQTPAKNLSEDTVVSILNTVNEVIVDNLEAAKKLRETQGIEKLVLINKSGNRSEREVRAAALVLQTVWGYKELRKPLEKEGWKKSDFQVNLSNVSRTQGGNSFDDSTLPLIDRNQKSDNYSTLNERDHSRTLDRSGDLGDMEPVKAAPLMQEEGQESPPEVEEENAVCSPVSQKI, translated from the exons ATGGACGACTCAGAAGTGGAGTCGACCGCCAGCATCCTTGCTTCTGTCAAGGAGCAGGAGGCACAGTTCGAGAAGCTGACCCGGGCGCTTGAGGAGGAACGGCGCCATGTCTCAGCCCAACTGGAACGAGTCCGGGTCTCCCCACAGGACGCCGGCCCGGGCTTGGCCAACGGCACACTCACCCGGCGGCACCAG AATGGCCGTTTCTTGGGCGATGCTGACCTGGAGAGGCAGAAATATCCAGATCTGAAGCTCAACGGGCCACAG GACCACAGCCACCTCTTGTACAGCACAATCCCCAGGATGCAGGACCCGGGCCAAATTGTGGAGGAGACTTACACTATGGAGGAGGACCCAGAAGGGGCCATGTCTGTTGTGTCTGTGGAGACATCAGATGATGGGACAACGCGACGTACAGAGACCACG GTGAAGAAAGTGGTGAAGACTGTGACCACCCGAACAGTGCAGCAGGTGCCGGTGGGGCCTGATGGGTTACCTTTGGAGAcctcccctgtccccagcaaCTACGTCCAGACCATGGACAGGAACTTCCGCAAGAATGGCAATGGGGGCCCCGGCAGCTACATAAGCCAGCCAGGCACGGCCACCCTCCCTCGTAACTACCACTACCCTGATGGCTATGGCCGCACCTACGAGGATGGCTACCCGGGCAGTGATCACAGCTACGGCAGCCTGTCCCGTGTCACCCGCATTGATGAGCGCTACCGCCCTTCCATGGACACCTACCGGGCCCCCAGCCGCCAGGACATCTATGGCCCTCAGCCTCAAGTGCGTGTTGGGGGCAGCAACATGGACCTCAACCATTTCCACCCTGAGCCCTATGGCCTGGAGGATGACCAGCGCAGCGTGGGCTTTGAAGATGTGGACTATGGGCTTATGTCTGACTATGGCACGGCCAGGCGGGCAGGGACCCCGTCTGATCCTCGGCGGCGGCTCAG GAGTTATGAAGACAtgctggtggatgaagtggccCCTGACCGGTACTACTGGGCCCCTCTGGCTCAGCACGAGCGGGGTAGCCTGGCTAGCCTGGACAGCCTGCGGAAGGGAGGTCTGGCCCCGGGTAACTGGCGCCAGCCGGAGCTGCCGGAGGTGATAGCCATGCTGAGCTTCCGACTGGATGCTGTCAAGTCCAACGCGGCTGCCTacctgcagcacctctgctaCCGTAATGACAAGGTGAAGACGGAGGTGCGCAAGCTGAAGGGCATTCCTGTGCTGGTGGGATTGCTAGACCACCCCAAGAAAGAGGTGCACTATGGTGCCTGTGGAGCCCTCAAGAACATTTCCTTTGGCAAGGACCAAGACAATAAGATTGCCATCAAGAACTGCGATGGGGTGCCTGCTCTGGTCCGCCTGTTGCGGAAGGCCCATGACATGGACCTCACGGAGGTCATCACAG GAACACTGTGGAACCTGTCCTCGCACGACTCCATCAAGATGGCCATTGTGGATCATGCACTACATGCTCTGACCGACGAGGTTGTCATTCCCCGCTCGGGCTGGGAGCGGGAACCCAATGAGGACTCAAAACCCCGCCATATTGAGTGGGAGTCAGTGCTCACCAACACCGCTGGCTGTCTTAG GAACGTGAGCTCAGAACGGAGCGAGGCCCGTCGGAAGCTGCGGGAATGTGATGGGCTGGTAGATGCCCTGATCTACATCGTCCAGTCTGAGATTGGCCAGAAGGACTTGGACAGCAAG CTGGTGGAGAACTGTGTGTGCCTGCTGAGAAACTTGTCCTACCAAGTCCATCGTGAGATCCCCCATGCTGAGCGTTACCAGGAGACACCTCTGGCCCCTGCCAACAACACTGGGCCCCATGCTGCAAGCTGCTTTGGTGCCAAGAAGGGAAAAG GTAAAAAGCTCCCAGAAGACTCTGGTGTCGATGCAGTGGATTTTCCCAAAAGAACAGTTCCAGCCAAAG GCTAtgagctcctcttccagccagaaGTGGTCCGGATATACATCTCCCTCCTAAAAGAAAGCAAGACTCCAGCCATCCTAGAGGCTTCGGCAGGAGCCATTCAGAACctgtgtgctggcagctggacG TACGGCCGGTACATCCGCTCAGCGCTGCGCCAGGAGAAGGGACTCTCTGCCATCGCCGACCTCCTGACCCACGACAGCGAGCGAGTGGTGAAAGCAGCGTCTGGAGCCCTGCGCAACCTGGCTGTTGACTTGCGTAACAAAGAGCTGATAG gtAAACATGCCATCCCCAACCTAGTGAAGAACCTGCCTGGAGGCCAGCAGACCCCAGCCAAAAACCTCTCTGAGGACACAGTGGTGTCAATCCTCAACACAGTCAATGAAGTAATTGTAGACAACCTTGAGGCTGCCAAGAAGCTGCGGGAAACACAGGGTATTGAGAAGTTGGTGCTGATCAACAAATCTGG GAACCGCTCAGAGAGAGAAGTCCGAGCAGCTGCTCTAGTCTTGCAGACAGTTTGGGGATATAAAGAGCTGCGGAAGCCACTTGAGAAGGAAGGCTGGAAGAAGTCAGATTTCCAG GTGAACCTGAGCAATGTCTCTCGGACCCAGGGAGGCAACTCATTTGATGACAGCACCTTGCCTCTCATCGACAGGAACCAAAAATCCG ACAACTATTCCACACTCAATGAGAGGGACCACAGCAGGACACTGGACCGATCTGGTGACCTCGGAGATATGGAGCCAGTGAAGGCAGCACCATTGATG CAGGAAGAGGGGCAGGAATCGCCACctgaggtggaggaggagaatGCTGTGTGTTCCCCTGTGTCG CAGAAGATCTAG